The region ATTAGCTTTCGTGCATTATTTTGGCATAGTTCATATCCTCCAAATCTATACACATCATAACCTCTTAATTTTAATTCTCTATCAGCATAAACCATTTGAGAATATAGTCTTGGGCTAGAGTTTTCGCCAATTGAATAATGTTGTTTACCATCAATCTCTATTACTACCCTGTCCCTATTTGAAAAAAGAAAAAGAAAGTCCATTCGTTGACGTGGTATTCTTCTCTCTCCTAGCATCTTTATTGTATATGGATCATAATGTAAATACACTTGTGGAATCAATGCTAGCAATTTCTCACTAAACTTATGACGAAATTCTCTGAAGTAAGTATCAAAAAACAACTTTTCAGGTTCTGAATCTAATGATTTATAAAGTCTTTTGTAAAGTTCTCTTTCAAAATTTTTGTTATAACTAGATTTATTTTTACTCCACCAAGTAACCAAGTCTTTCCATAACAATCCTGTCTGCGGAATTGGTTCATCATATATCAAACAATATTCTTCGTTTTTAATTGTTAATAAGTCGTTATTTAATGAGTCTGAAATAATAATTTCAGGTTTAGGTCCATCAGCAGAAAAAATCAAATTTTTAATTGCTCCTTTGACACCTTTAACTAATTCAACTGCTCTATAAACAGGTATCCCTGATATATAATTCAAAATTTTAAGTTCAAATCCATCTATGTTTAAATGTTTATTTAGTAAGTCTACATATTCATATTGTTCCTTCTTATCTCTTACAAGTGGATGAACTAGTTGTTCTACAAAATCTAAAAATTGTTTGTCCGATACATAGAGTACCTTTAGATAAGAATTAAAAAGATAATTGTAGTCCCAATCATCATTATTTATCATATGTTGTCCAATATCACCAACAGCATTTATAAATCTATAATCCGTAGATGGCATCTTATCTAGTTGCCATATCCTATTCAAAAAATCAATAATACTAACTTTTCCTTCTACATTTCCTTTTATTATTACTTCATCTATTATATTCCTTCTTGTTAAGATAGATATTCTAAACATATTATTATTAACAAATTTTTCAGCAATTCTAGCAAAATCTACCGATTCATAATCTCTTAATAATTGTTCTGTTAGGGAAAAAATAAAATCTTGAGATTTAGAAGATAGTCTTTTAGAAACATATGTCCTTTTGCTTGAATAAGCTTCAGATTTCTCTCCAGGGTCAAGACCATATTTTAAACATATTGAAGGAACATCATATGCTTTCTCTTCATTAGCAATCAAATTAGCTATTGCAGTAATCAATTCACTTATTTTTGCCATATAACTCCTCTTTTCTGTTGAAAAAATTTTCAATTAACTCTCAAGAATGCCTACTTTTATAGATGTACATGCTATGGATAATCTGAAATTAGCGTTTTACAAAAGTAATTTTTTCATCTTTATATGTATCAGTTACATAATCTGTTTCATATCCTGCATCTATCCATGCTATTGCTTGTGAATGCGTATAATCATTAGCCCACCATACCTCAGCATGAACATAAGCTGACTTTGGTAATATGTTTCCTATAATTTGCTCAATATCATTAAATGACAGTGTAACAATAGGTGCTGTTGAACTTTGTAAATACCTTTTCAACCCAATATATTTATCACCTTTTGCCATTATAATACCTCCTTTTCGCTTTCCATAATTACTCTAATATTTTATTTTCAAAAGTGTTACTACAATTGAAATCTATACCCGTATTAATGAGCATCTGTGTAAATTTTAACCCTTCTGCTATGATGTTTAATTGATCTATGCTCTATTATTTAGTTTGAATTTTTTATGAATAATTGGCAGTTAAAATATTAAATTCATATTTCTAACTTATTATTCATCTTGAAATTTTTCATAACAAATTTCACACAGCTGTACTCCAGCTACCTCATGTATTTCATCACAATATTCACCACACTTTTCACATATATATAAATCATTCATTTCACCACAATTTAAGCAACGTCCTAATTCAGCATATTCTTCATCAATACATATATAACTTTCACCACAATTCCAACAACATATGGTTGAAACGGGGCTACTACCACCATTTTTAATTGAGGTATACATTTGGCTATCTACTTTTTCTCTTAAACTTTCTAAATTAGTATTTACAAAATCAATTAATTCTTCTATAGCTTGTTGCAATTGCACTTCTCCAAATTCATCTTCAGTTTCAGGCATATAGTAACCTTGTTCCTCATTATAGCTTACTTCACCATTTACATACGGCACATCTAAACTTTTACTAAATTCCTCATATGCAAATATTAATTCAAGGATGCTTTTTCCACCTTGAGAAATATCAATTACTATTTTACAACTTATAGTTATCTCATCTTCTGTAACCAAATGTTTTATATTAAATAGAGTTTGTGTATCTGGTTCATACACAACCACTGCAGTATCTTCTACCTCAATATCTAACCTAAATCTTAATTGTTCTTCTATGACTTGGTGAAATCTCATAACAGCATCTTCAAAAACCATATAAATTTCATCTTCGTTTTTAATTTCTACTCCACTCTCGTTTTCCATGATCTCTCTCATAAATTCATCTTCTTCTTGAGCATCATATTCTTTTTCAAGTCTATCTAACTCCAATTTCTCCAATGATTTTATATTACTATTAATACTTTTCAATGATTGTATCAAATCATTCTTAACATTAAATATAGAATCTTTTATTATATTATATGCTTGTCTATCAATTATTTTATTATGAGCAATGTGATTTCTATTATTACTAAATTTATGAAATTTATCAAAAAAATCATCGGGTAAAAACTTTGAAAAATATTTTTCCCATAAATCATCCGTATAATTAAGCTGTGACATCAGTATACGAGTTGCTTTATCTATGTATCTACCATCAACATTCTTATAACTTTGTCTTTTTTTAAATATCTGTATTAACTCTGTTAGTTCTTGATTATATTCGGGGTTCCACTCTGTTAATTTTAATTTTGTCAGCTTTGAGAGATCTGAAACATCAATCGACATTAATGTTTCATCAACATCATTTAAGGATTGCACTATTGATTTATAAGTTCCTACTTTAGAACGTTGATCATCTTTTAAATCCAATGGAACTATAGTATTCCACCAATCCGCACCAACCACCTTAATCATTACTTGATTTATTAATTCCCTATAAAGATTTTCCGTTTCATAGATTATAGGATATAGATTTGTTGCAAATACCTGAGATTGTTTATCTATTAGCCAAATACATTTTTCCCAAGCTTTACATTTCTTCTTTTTATCTGTATAAAAAACATTGTTTTTTAATACAATCTTGAATATTTCTAAAAATGTAAGTTTTTTATTAGCAAGTAATTTTATTAGTTCTTCCGTATTACTATAACTATTTATACTTATTTCAAGTTGTTTTACTTCATTAAATGTTTCAAAAGAAAAACCAACAAAGTATTTCTGATCATCTATACTGAATTCTGCATAGCACTCATTTCCATTTTCAATACTTACCTTTTCTGAAATATTTAATCTACCTATAAAGCAATTACTAGGTTTTATTTTCATTTCTAAAAAGGTTGCATTAATTTTTTTTTCCATATACTCAAGGTAATCATCAATAAGTATTTTGTTTTTTACTACACCAAATTTAACTATTTCATTCATAAAACTACTCTTCCTTTCCCGGCATACAGAGCTATTTCTTCTTATATTTAAATATTGCAATTAACTGTATATTATAGACACAATATATATTTGTACTTATTATATGTTATAATAGCAAATAAATAGTATTTTTACAACACAGAACATATAAGTATATATATAAACCTAACTTGTTCGTCATTTAATGATTATAATAAATATAATATCTTTCCTATCATGCTATGTAAACACCTCTTTTATAATGATACCCTATCATTACAGGAGGTGTTTCTATGTTCGCCATATATGCAAGAGTATCAACAGATGAACAGACTGAAAAAGGTACTATTAATAGTCAAATAGCTTTTGCTAAAAAATATTGTAATTTGTACAGATTAGAACCATATAAGATATATAGAGAAGATGGTATTAGTGGTACTATTCCTTTTCATAATAGACCAACTGGAAGTAGATTATTAGAAGATGCTAAGAAAGGGTTATTCTCTACTCTACTTGTTTATAGACTAGACCGTCTTGGTAGATCCATGTTGGTTACGTTAAATATAATAAAGGAACTGGAGAATCTAGGTATTCAAGTTAAGAGTATGACAGAGGAATTTGACACTACTACTGTATCAGGTAAATTCACTATCACCACTTTAGCTAGTATTGCAGATTATGAAAGAACTAATATATTATCACGTATGCACCAAGGAATAGATAGAGCTGCTAAAAAGGGTAAATGGGTTGGTGGAATTGTACCATATGGTTATATACTGAATAATGGTTATCCGGTTACTAATAATGTCATAATGAAATGTGGTTATAGTGAAGCTGA is a window of Vallitalea longa DNA encoding:
- a CDS encoding DUF7662 domain-containing protein, producing MAKGDKYIGLKRYLQSSTAPIVTLSFNDIEQIIGNILPKSAYVHAEVWWANDYTHSQAIAWIDAGYETDYVTDTYKDEKITFVKR